The Veillonellaceae bacterium genomic sequence CCGGTGCAAAGGTCCCTGTAACTGCCAGTTCCTCAATGTCTTTAAGCCCGCTGTCACTGCTTATCGGCCTGGATTCTTCTCGTACTAATTTCATACCATTATAATCCTGCGGGTTATGGCTGGCAGTAATCATAATGCCGCCGTCCAATTTTAAATGTGCGGTGGCAAAATAAATCATCTCAGTGCCGCAAATGCCAATATCAACAACATCACACCCGCCCTCGGTCAGTCCCTTAACCAACGCTGCCCGAATAGCCGCTCCCGTAAGCCTGATATCCCGCCCGACAGCAACCTTCTTAGCCTTAAAGATTTCAACATAGGCCCGCCCAACCCGGTACGCTAACTCCTCATTAAGTTCATCCGGCACCTTACCGCGAATATCATAAGCCTTAAACGCCGTCCGTTTTAATTCCATTATTTATGCACCTCTTTCCAAACTTTTCATACTGTTAATTTTATAGAGCAAAGTCCTCCTAAACTGTCATTGCGAGCGCAGCACGGCAATCTCATTCCCCGTAAAACACTTTAACATTCTATGACTCCTTATAAAATATATTCCATACTTTTAGTTTCTTTCATTAAAGATATTCTCCTTCTCGGCCGTTAGTTTAATAATATAAAAGCTGGCAAAGCAAAAATTGCTCTGTCAGCTTAATTTGTCTTTGCTGGCGCAGCGCGGCAATCTCAGAACCTCACAATATCATCTTCCTCTAAATAATCCCCGTTCTGCACTTCAATAATTTCAAGCGACAGTTTCCCCGGATTATCCAGCCGATGCTTAGCCGCTGCCGGAATAAATATACTCTCATTCCTATGTACCATCTGCTCAGTATCATCAATGATTATCCTAGCGGTTCCCCCAATTACTACCCAGTGCTCGCTGCGGTGATAATGAAGATGCAAGCTTAAACCATGTCCGGGAGCCACCATGACTTTTCTTATCCGATACCCCCGCCCCTCACCGAGGATAGTATAGGTTCCCCACGGGCGAAATACTGTGGTATGCCGGTCTGCTTCACGGCGGCCAAGCTTTCTTAAATCACCGACTAAATCCTTAACCTTCTGGGATTCGCCTTTTTTAGCTACTAAAATAACGTCATCAGTTTCAACAACTAATAAATCTTTAAGTCCAATCCCCGCCAGCAGGCGGCTCCGCCCCAGCATAAGCGTGTGAGAACATTCCAGAGGAAGGCAGTCGCCCCTTAAAGCATTACCGTCCGAGTCTTTTTCTAAAACATCATAAATTGCGTCCCATGAACCAATATCATTCCAATACGCTGTTAAAGGTATAGTAACAACTTTGGCAGAATTCTCCGCAATGGCATAATCAAAAGAGATATCCGGCATATCGGCAAAGTTACTCATGGCGCTCTCAAAATTTCTATCAATTATATTATATAACTGCGGCTGATGAAGGCTTAGTTCTTCAAGCAGACAACCGATTGTAAAACTAAACATACCAGAGTTCCAATAATAGTTACCTGCGTTTAGATATTCCTGCGCCGTCTTTTTATCCGGCTTTTCACGGAAAGAACTTACATGATAACTATCCCCCACCTGTTTGCCTGCCTGGATATAGCCATAGCCGGTCTCAGGTTTATCCGGCTTTATCCCGAAAGTCACTATTTTGTCTTTAGCTGCCGCAACCCCTTGCCTTACGACGGCAAGGAAGCTTTCTGCCGGGCGGATAATATGGTCTGATGGCGTAACAAACAAGACTTCACCACTGTCCGCCCCCAACATATCTAAGCAAAATCGCGCTGCCAGCGCAATAGCCGGCGCCGTATTTCGCCCCACTGGTTCTTGCAGTATATGAGCCCCTGCAGCACCCACCTCAGCCAGCTCATACTGAACATGATGAAAATACTTCTGACCTGTCACAATAACTATATCCTTCGGCGAAACTATCGGCAAAAACCGCCGCACAGTCTGCGCCAGCAGCGACTTTTTGCCGTCAATCTTAAGAAATTGCTTAGGTAAATCAGTTCTGGATAACGGAAACAACCGCGTCCCGCCGCCCCCAGCGAGGATAATCACCTTCATCCAACGCACCCTCTTTTAAAGCAATTAGGGTGGCAAGGGCCCCAGAACTAATATATGATTGTCAAGTTCATTACTGAACACCCAAACTAATTTCTGTATTTGTCATTGCGAGCGCAGCGCGGCAATCCCTGTTTACAAACTTAATCCCCCACTGCTAAGTGAGGGACTAAGTTTCGTCTATTCCCCTCTATTAAGAGGGGTGGTCCGCAGGCCGAGGCGTGTCCAATCTTCCGACTTTTTGACAAAAGCCACAACCAGTTTTACATACTCTCGCAAATCATCAAGATGCTTTTCAATGACTGCCTGCACGATGGCCAGATTAACCGCCTGATAATCATGCACAGCTATATTGCGAAAGCCAACCATAGCCTGCATTTTTTGCGCTATCTCTTCGCCAATCACTCCGCCTTGGTGCAGCAAAGCAAAAGCATCCCGACTATTTTGCGGCAGTCCTAGCTTAAGTTCTGCTACGATATGCATAGCTAAATCAATCGATGCCTCACAAGCACGCTGAATATTTAAAATGATTGAGTCCTGCTTAGTGAAATTATTAAGGTTATCTGGATTTCCTTCATATTCTTCGTAAATCCGCTACAAGCAGCGCTCAATGATCTGAGCCTTGTTGTAAACCACATCAATAACCATAGATACTGCCCTGCCTTTCGATTTGCCGCAAAACAACAGCCCGCTGTTCATTTAGCGTGGCATATTCTTTGAATGTTTTCATATAAAAACGCGCCCGGCGTACTTCATCAGAGCAATAAATAACCTTCCCGCCGCTGACAATCTGAGCCTTCATCACGGTAGAAGCCAAATTCAAATTTATGAGGTCAACATCCCTGCCAACCAAAACTGCAATTCTTTGTGCCAGCACAAATACCTCATAAGAGTCTAGCTCAATTTCACCAAGATAAGCTATATCAATATCACTATCGTCACGAGCCATGTCTTTTCCATACGAGCCAAACAAAATAACTAAATATGCTTCCGCTCGCTTTATCAATAGATCATTAATGGCCTGTATTGGAATACCTAGCTCCATCTGACTTCCTCCTGAACAAGATACGATTATATCTATTATACCACAATTATCCATAAAAAAATAAAACTGCAGTTCTCCTGCAGTAATTGGTTGTCAATCAGAGCCGCTTTAAAATGTTACGTATTTCTTCTGGGAGCCGTTTTGCACTTTCATAAACTTTATCAGCAATATCCGGATTATAAGTATGAGCTGTCATATTTCTATCTTCGAGCATTTCGAACCAAATATCAATATCGTCGATAAATCCTAACTCAAAACTGCTCCTTATCACCTGTCGCGGTGAATTTACATCTATCCCTTCAATTTTTAGGGCTTTTTTGAGCAATTTCCAAGATAGCTCAAAACAATATTCGAATCGTTGGATTGTCGCGTCTCTGACTATTACTGAAAAAGGCTCTTCAAGTACCTCATCCAGTGTAGCCAGCGCTTTATTTAGACGATTTATGAGAAAAGTGAGTTCTTCTTTCTTTGTTTCCATATTTCCACCCCTCCCCGCAGCGCAATCCTTATAAATTCTGAGTTAAGATTTGTAAAGTCAACCAAATCCACCCGTGCTGCAATAGGCATTTCTTCTAGTTTATCTTTTAGCTCTGTCAGCATTTGTGGCGATATCTGGTCGGCATAGTACCCTATATCATAATCTGACCGCTCATGAGCCTTACCTGTAGCCCGCGAACCAAATAGAAATATATCGGCGTCAATATTTGAGAACGCCTGCAAAACATTTATCTTAATTGCCTCCCGCTCGTGGTAAACAGTAATTCCATCCTCGGCCAACACCCTATAACCCAATTTTTTCATAGGTCGCCACTCTTGCCGTTGTAACAGCGGGTGCCGGGTAGATAGTCGAATGAACGAACCATTCATAAACATAATCCTCCACTCTGGCTGATTCTTATTTATATTATACATATTATACCACAATTATCCATAAAAAAATAAAGCCGACAGAACATGACAAGTATTCTGCCAGCATTATAAACATCGTACTAATTATAAACAACCTTATCCGCAAAAATCATTGCGTCCTTAATATGCCTTGCTAAATGAGGTTTAAGCTCGAGAGCCTTGTTTTCCGCAGATTCTCGTGAATATCCTGAATCGCGCAAAAAGATATAAGTACTAACCATCTCAAGGTATTGTGAGTCTTTTTCACTTAACATTTCAAGTTTGCTAAGATTTATTGTAAAACTAAGTCCGGCATCTTCAAGGCATTTTTTAAATTCTTCCCCCTTCGATGTTA encodes the following:
- a CDS encoding phosphomannomutase; translation: MELKRTAFKAYDIRGKVPDELNEELAYRVGRAYVEIFKAKKVAVGRDIRLTGAAIRAALVKGLTEGGCDVVDIGICGTEMIYFATAHLKLDGGIMITASHNPQDYNGMKLVREESRPISSDSGLKDIEELAVTGTFAP
- a CDS encoding mannose-1-phosphate guanylyltransferase/mannose-6-phosphate isomerase, coding for MKVIILAGGGGTRLFPLSRTDLPKQFLKIDGKKSLLAQTVRRFLPIVSPKDIVIVTGQKYFHHVQYELAEVGAAGAHILQEPVGRNTAPAIALAARFCLDMLGADSGEVLFVTPSDHIIRPAESFLAVVRQGVAAAKDKIVTFGIKPDKPETGYGYIQAGKQVGDSYHVSSFREKPDKKTAQEYLNAGNYYWNSGMFSFTIGCLLEELSLHQPQLYNIIDRNFESAMSNFADMPDISFDYAIAENSAKVVTIPLTAYWNDIGSWDAIYDVLEKDSDGNALRGDCLPLECSHTLMLGRSRLLAGIGLKDLLVVETDDVILVAKKGESQKVKDLVGDLRKLGRREADRHTTVFRPWGTYTILGEGRGYRIRKVMVAPGHGLSLHLHYHRSEHWVVIGGTARIIIDDTEQMVHRNESIFIPAAAKHRLDNPGKLSLEIIEVQNGDYLEEDDIVRF
- a CDS encoding nucleotidyltransferase domain-containing protein, coding for MELGIPIQAINDLLIKRAEAYLVILFGSYGKDMARDDSDIDIAYLGEIELDSYEVFVLAQRIAVLVGRDVDLINLNLASTVMKAQIVSGGKVIYCSDEVRRARFYMKTFKEYATLNEQRAVVLRQIERQGSIYGY
- a CDS encoding nucleotidyltransferase, producing METKKEELTFLINRLNKALATLDEVLEEPFSVIVRDATIQRFEYCFELSWKLLKKALKIEGIDVNSPRQVIRSSFELGFIDDIDIWFEMLEDRNMTAHTYNPDIADKVYESAKRLPEEIRNILKRL
- a CDS encoding nucleotidyltransferase domain-containing protein, with the protein product MKKLGYRVLAEDGITVYHEREAIKINVLQAFSNIDADIFLFGSRATGKAHERSDYDIGYYADQISPQMLTELKDKLEEMPIAARVDLVDFTNLNSEFIRIALRGGVEIWKQRKKNSLFS